CGGGGAGTTGATGACAAATCTACTGGGATGAAGAGGTTACAATATCTCTACTTAGAGTTATTTTCTTCATCTATAACGTACACCGTGACTATTTCTCCGATTTCTCCCAGCAGCAAAACCTTTGATGCGAATCAGCCGGATGCCCTTGGCCGTTTTGGTCAGTATGGCGGCAAGTATGTACCGGAAACCTTAATGCCTGCACTGGCTGAGCTGGAATCAGCCTATGCTCAGTACCGTAATGATCCTGACTTCAAAGCTGAGCTAGATCTTCTTCTTAAGGATTATGTCGGTCGTCCTAGCCCACTGTATTTTGCAGAGCGGCTAACGGAACGCTACGTTCGCCCGGATGGCTCAGGCCCTCAGATTTATCTCAAGCGCGAGGATCTCAATCATACTGGGGCTCATAAAATCAATAATGCGATCGCCCAAGCTTTATTAGCGAAGCGCATGGGTAAAAAACGGATTATTGCGGAGACTGGCGCAGGTCAACATGGTGTGGCAACAGCGACAGTTTGTGCGCGTTTCGGAATGGAGTGCATCATCTATATGGGTGTGCAAGATATGGAACGTCAGGCACTTAATGTTTTTCGGATGAAGCTTCTGGGGGCAACAGTCCAACCGGTGGCAGCGGGAACGGGTACGCTAAAGGATGCCACTTCTGAGGCGATCCGGGATTGGGTGACAAATGTCGAAAATACTCACTACATTCTTGGTTCTGTGGCTGGGCCTCACCCCTATCCGATGATGGTACGGGATTTCCACGCGATTATCGGCGCAGAAACTCGTGAGCAATGTCAAGAAAAATGGGGCGGTTTACCGGATATCCTCATGGCTTGTGTCGGCGGTGGCTCCAATGCAATGGGCTTATTCCATGAGTTTGTTAGAGATCGTTCTGTTCGCCTCATCGGTGTTGAAGCGGAAGGTTCTGGTGTGGCTAGTGGCCACCATGCAGCGACATTAACCCAAGGTCAGCCGGGTGTCTTGCATGGCGCGATGAGCTATTTATTGCAGGATACAGAAGGTCAGGTGGTTGAGGCGCATTCGATTAGTGCGGGTCTTGATTATCCCGGTGTTGGCCCTGAGCATAGTTATCTCAAGGATACGAGCCGCGCGGAATATTACAGTGTGACGGACGAGGATGCGGTGAGGGCTTTCCGGTTTGTGTCGGAGCTTGAGGGCATTATTCCGGCTCTTGAAACGTCCCATGCTTTTGCGTACCTTGAAACTCTTTGTCCTCGGTTAGAAGGTAGTCCTCGCATCGTGATCAATAGTTCTGGTCGTGGTGATAAGGATGTGCAAACTGTGGCGAAGTACCTCGACAAGAACGGTTGGGATTAATTTTTTTATAGACAAATTTTACGGATAAATCAAAAATTGTTTTTTGGGCGATCGCCTTCCTCTTGATTCAGGAAATGTGGTCGCTTTTTGATTCTCTAAAATTACCAATGAATTTGGCTCAGGATATAACGCAATCGATCGTAGTCATCCTTGAGCAAGGTGCTGATCATTCGCCCCACGTTTACGAGCCACTGGCGATCGCCTTTTCGTAGTCGGTAAACCTCTCGCACAGATGCAGCGATGAGAGATTCCGGCGGAACCCAATTCACCTGCAATAAAACCCGTAAAAATTCGAGCTTGTCAGTGAAGTGAATAATCTCTTCCGGTTCGCAATGGTAAACCGATTGGTGAATTTGAGGCGGGCGGGGCGGTAAATATTGAAACACTTCGCCACGTTTACTGTTTCTTCGTTTTGGCGGCGCTTCAAAGCCCACAATTGCCGCTCGAAATTCAGTTTTTAGCATGGCAAAAATCTGGGGTTGCTGTTCCCGCAACTCCTCTAAACTCATGCCCAATGCCCTTGCCCGATGTACAGAATCAATGGGGGATGTCGTCACATAGGTAACGATGCCATAAACCACATTGCCGGACTCTTCGTCATAGGATTTTACCCAACTACCGAAGGGTGGCATGACCGGGAAACTTAAATCCTCTGGTTCCAAACATTGCGCCGTGAATTCTGTGGTTGTCGTCTCGATGACCTCCGCAATATGATCCGGGTGGCGATCGCCAAGACTAAATTGAGGCAAGGGCAAACGCATCTAGCTTACTTACTCTCTTCGAGTTCAGAGAGATTAAACGTAATAATTTTGTCCCAGTTACCACCTTCAAACAAGACCGCCGCACGACCATCGGTGACACGCTGTACCAAGCCTGTAAAACGGTAGAAGGTATCGTCGGGATTAATGACTTTTACTGTACTGCCGGGAAGAATCATCGTAAGTTTTCCTTTCTAAAAGACACTCCAACAATAATAACGGGTTAATGCGGAACACAAGCAACAGCAAATCTATGAACGCCCGCTTGAGGTAGCAGCAAACGCTGATCAGCCCTTGGCAGAAGGGACGAGCAAATAAAATAACAAAATTGGCTGGAGCATTTGATTTGGCGTAGGGATGGTTCGGGTAGAATGGCTAAAATCGCAACAGATCGCGTCACAATCACAGCATCACCAATGAATCGTGTAGAACCAGTTGTTGCTCGGCGACTTTGGGAAAAGTTCGCTGACATCCTCCAGATGCACAAGCAGCTTGATTTTAAACGGCATCAAGTAGATCTTCGCGGGATGCGAGGGCTTCAGGAAAATAAAGTTCGCAAATATCTTCGGGTAATTCGTTAATGACAAATTGGCGACCCTGCTGAATCCAATATTCCACATCTTCAGTGGAAAGGTTTTCGCCTTCTGCTTGGAGATATGCCGAAATGCGGGTAGGACTCCAGTGATAATTATCGGCCATCACCAAAATTAGTCGTGCCAAGGGTGGAATGAGTTCTAGGGCTTGTTCGAGATAGCACCACAATGGGGGGGTTGCTTCTTTGATGTTGTAGTTGATCGATTCGACAGGGGGCATTTCAGTGCCGTTGATGCACATTGCCGTGGTGTTGATTAGCCAATTTTGTAGGGTATCGGCGTTGGTATTTTCGTCTCGCAAATTTAGACCGCGCATTTCATGGAAAATATGTCGCCATGTCAATGCAAAAATGTAGTCTGCCTGCACCGGCGATCGCGCAGAATTACCGATCAGAGAATAAATAATCGGTGAATAGCGACAAAAAATCCCAGTAAAATACTTACCCTGCTCCGGATAACGCTGGAAAAGAGTGAGCAAATCCAAATCGCTATAATGGTTGAGGGATTGAATCAGGGGATGATTCGCTTCGGGAAAACTCGGGATCTGAACCATGTCCTACAATATAATGCTTACAAAATCACCTAAACAGACTCATTAGACTTTCATCATAGTCGATTTATTCATCAACGCCTGATCTATGGTTGCAGCTGTTCCAATCCTTACTAATCTTTACCTCGGCGCATTTTTCCCGGTCTTCGATTCGCTTTTTTCGACCCAGGGCATTATGGTTATGCTGCTTTGTGCCTATGGTGTAGCGATGTGGATGTTTCTCACCAGCGCCCCGAAGGTTCATACCATTATGGTTTCAGACTTGGATGTGGCAAGGCGTTTTTATGAGGGCATTTTACAATTGCCTGTGGCAGATGTACCGATGCATTACTACTACAACTATGAGCAAACCCTCGGTGGTGTCGGTGGTATTGATCCAATGTACATGGGCGCTGCATCACCTTCGGCCATGGGCATGTCCCCAGTTAAGGAACAGGAAGGTCTCTGGTATCAGCTCAAAAAAGATACGCAGTTGCATATTGTGTCTGGGGCAAGCTTAGGCAAAAAAAATCAACAGCGCCATGTTTGTTTTGATAAGGAATGCTTGGAGTCAGTTTTATTGCGCGTGCAGTCTCGCCGTTTAAAATACAAAATTCGTCAGGAAAAGCCTCTCAATTTTCTCGTCAAAGATTGGGAAGATCAGGTGATTGAAATTGCGGAAGTAATGTCTTGATCGCGCGTTATGCTTCACTCATGCACTGGACTTTTTAATGACGGCGATCGCCTGCTGGACTAAATCAGGATCTTCGTTATTAAGCCAATTAATTTCGGGCACGGCTCGGAACCAAGTTCGTTGGCGTTTGGCAAATTGACGGGTATGTAAAATGGTTGCGGCGATCGCCCCCTGAACAGTCGTTTCGTTACGGACATATTCTCCAAATTCTTCGTAGCCGAGGGTTTTGAGTAATGGTAAATCCCAACCATATTTTTTCCCCAAGGTTTTTACTTCCGACGCAAACCTCAACTCAACCATTTGATGAGTACGACGACGGATTCGGTCTTCGAGATGGTCAAGATCGCAATCTAGGCCGATTTGAATAATGGGATAGTCTGGGGGATTTTCGCCCTGCTGCTCGGTGATTGGTTTGCCTGTAACGTAAAAAACTTCCAAAGCCCGCAATGTTCGCACTTGGTCATTGGGGTGAATCTTTTCGCAGGCAATGGGATCGAGTTGTTGCAAGAGTTGGTAACTATATTTTTGACCTAGATTAGTAAATTGTTCGCGGAGATTTGGCTGAGGAGAAACGCGCGGAATTTTTAAACCTTTGGCGATCGCCTTAATGTAAAGACCAGTCCCACCCACTAACAAAATATAACGATTTTCTGCTTGAAATTTAGCGATCAGTGCTTGGGCTTGGGATTGATATTCAGCCAAAGTTAGCGTCTTCGTTGGCTCACAAATATCGATTAAATAATGGGGCGCTTGGGCTAGCTCTGCTGGACTCGGTTTGGCTGTACCAATATCAAACTCTCGATAAATTTGCCGTGAATCAGCACTGAGAATAACGGCATCTAATACTTTGGCAAGCTTGAGGGCTAAACTTGATTTTCCCGTTGCCGTCGCGCCACAAATTACGATCAAAGGCAAAGTCATCGGTTCGGAATTACGACACCTTGTAAGAGTTGTTCTAGCTGGCTGCTGAGGCGATCGCGGTCTTGGAATTTATCAATACGTTCAACAATTTTGCCATGATTAAACAAAATCAAAGTCGGCAATGTTTTCAGCCGATAGGTATTGGCCAGCTTGAAATTATCGTCAGCATTCACATCAACCAATAAAAATTGCCCTTGCCATTCCTTCTGAACTTTGACGAGAAAGGGATGTAATAAATGGCAAAGACCACACCAAGGGGCCCAAAAATTCACTAAGACGGGCTGGTCAGCTTCTAAAACAGTCTGCTTAAAATTTTCCTCGGTGATCGACAGAACCATGATCTCCCGTTGTTTCTGGTTATATAGACATTTTATCTTGGTCTCTTATCTTACCTGTATCGGTCGTGGGGATCATATTTTTTCGGTTAAGAAACCCAAGGTTAGATCTTGATCCCCAATCAGAACTCATATTCGTTTAAACATCTACCACGGCACTTTTGCAGTCATTACCATCAGCCAAGGATGTCCCCACCATAGAAGCGCAATAAAGCCACTCACACCCACATAAGCAGGTTTGAGAAATTCACCAAGCTTGAGGGTTTGTCTTCCTTGGAAAATTGCGAGAAATGGTATAACCGATGTGCGTTCTTTGACGGCGAGAAATGTTTTGCCGTAGCGGGACTCTAGGCGGCGATCGCCATGCCAAACCGCAAACAAATGATGCGCCACCAAACCAACACAAGTGAGCAACATAAACGAACTCCCCACCCACAGAAGATGACCAACACACCAAATCACCTGACCCACCATTTGCGGGTGACGGGTAATACGGATAATACCTTTCTCATAAAGATGAACCTGGGGCTGTTGTACTGCAGCAATTTCCAGCAAATTAAAGGTCGAAGGATAAAGAAAGAAAAATGAAATCGCTGACAGCCACCACACCGTCGGCTTTACCCAAGCTTCCCCTTGGATTTGCCACAGCACTGCCCCGTCATAACGGTGGTTAAAGAAATAAATAATTAAGCATGTCGCAAAGGGAATGCTCACCAATGCAAAAATGACGCGGTAGAGGCGAGAGCCAATCTTCTTTTCACCCCAAGGACGGAGCGCCGCTAATCCACTGTGGGCGATCGCAAACCCAACCAAAAGCCCTAACATCACCCAGTGACTTGTCGTAAACCAGCTCATTTCCGCCATAATTCAGCCAATAGAAGTATTTTTAAACGAATTAGTACAGGCTATATTATCCATCAAAAGAGATACGATCCCCTTATTGTGGTACTGTCAATCATGAAACCAGCATCGATACCTCTTTATCGTTTCTTTTTGCCGAGGCTGTATGTCTGACATTCCATTCACTCTGGATCAACTTCGTATCCTTAAAGCCATTTCCACCGAAGGTAGCTTTAAGCGAGCCGCAGATAGCCTCTACGTCTCCCAGCCAGCGGTCAGTCTACAGGTTCAAAACTTAGAAAAACAACTCAGTGTTCCCCTCTTTGACCGAGGTGGTAGAAGGGCACAACTCACGGAAGCCGGTTATCTGTTACTTGATTACGGTGAAAAAATTATCACCCTCTGCCAAGAAACCTGTCGGGCGATCGAAGATTTACAAAATTTACAGGGCGGTACTTTAATCGTCGGCGCATCCCAAACCACGGGTACTTATCTCATCCCCCGCATGATCGGTTTATTTCGCCAAAAATATCCCGATGTCGCAGTGCAATTACAGGTTCACTCAACCCGCAGAACATCGTGGGGTGTTGCGAACGGTCAAGTGGATCTCGCCATTATCGGTGGTGAAGTCCCTTCTGAGTTGCAGGACACCCTCAAAATTGTGCCCTATGCAGAAGATGAGCTGTCTTTAATTTTGCCGATTAATCACCCCTTGGCAAAGGTAGAAACCATTCACCGCGATGATCTATATAAGCTGAAATTTATTGCTCTCGATTCCCAATCCACTATCCGCAAAGTGATTGATCAGGTTTTAACCCGTTGCGATATTGATACTAAGCGTCTGCGTATTGAAATGGAACTCAATTCCATTGAGGCGATCAAAAATGCTGTTCAGTCCGGTTTAGGTGCTTCTTTTGTGTCCGTAACGGCCATTGAAAAGGAACTGCGCATGGGTGCATTACACCGTGCCCACATTGAAGAGGTTGAAGTGCGGCGGATTCTTAGTGTAATTATTAATCCTAATCGCTATCGTTCTAAGGCGGCAGAGGCATTTTGCCAAGAGATTTTGCCCCATTTCGCAAATCAGTTGAAGAAGTTTGATCTTAGTGAGCTAATGCCTGCTGAGTCTGATGGGAAATAATATGCGTCTTTTAATTTAAATTTAATTTAAAGTTGACGAGTGGGATTAATGGTAGGGTTTTGGCTGATCGTCAAGGTTACCATCACTGTCAAGTATATCTGTCTTGATGATTATTATTTGTCTAGTCTCGCACGAGGTAATGGTAGGGGTAGCGACGGGGCACACCGGGCTCTGTTTCTAGTTCAAAGTTAACGATGTTCCATTTTTCGTCATTCTGGCGATCGCCATTATCACTGAAGGTCACGGGTAAACCGTAGAGGTAGGGCACACGGGATTGAACGGGTGTATGTGATGGTTCGCTGGTAATGCGAGTGCGGGGAGCGCGTAATTCTAAGGAGCGGCTTACTAGGGTTTCGTAACGACTGGCGATCGTGATTTTTGTGGCGCGAAAACCTTTAGTATAAAGTCGATCTAGTGCTTCATGGATTTCAAAGCGAATCCCATCCGGATGAGTATGTTGGCGATACCATTTTTCTTCCCAACGTTTCCATTGTCGACTGGACTGGAGGTGTACGAGCTCTTCGGTCTCCGGATTGGCTTCAAATGCGCCGTGGCGATCGCAGAGATAGCTATCGGTTAGGGTGAGCGCCTGAATTGTTTGACGGCAGTGGGGACAAAGAATTTCTTTACCGAAAATAGGATAATGTAAGCTGGATTCGAGCATTACGACTTAATTTGCACCGATAGAATTACGCTATACCGTCGACGGAATTTCATTCATTATACCCGGAGATTTTTGTTCCCTGTCCTACCATGTCTACTGTTGACCAAAACCTCGCTAGTTACGACTATATTCTGCCGCCGGAATGCATCGCCCAAACGCCCGTCACTCCCCGCGATCACTCCCGGCTATTAGTCCTAGACTCGCCGACAACTCACCACCACCAGCATTTTTACCAACTTGGTGATTGGTTACAGCCTAATGATCTACTGATCATGAATAATACGAAGGTTATTCCGGCGCGACTGCACGGGCGCAAGGTGACGGGTGCACCGGTAGAAGTCCTATTGCTGGAAGAAAAGTCGGTTAATACATGGCTTGCTTTAGTGAAGCCGGGGAAACGGTTTACCCTCGGCGCAGAAATTGCGTTTACGTCACCCCGTGATTTAGACCAGGTTCTTAGGGCAACGGTTATTGATCGAGATCCTGAAACTGGGGGTCGTGTCCTTGCGTTTGATTTGCCTGCAACGACGAATCTTTGGTCTGTTTTAGATGATTTTGGGGAAATTCCTTTTCCGCCCTATGTCACTGATTCTGAGGCCAAGCCGGATCAGTACCAAACTATTTATGCAGAGCAACCGGGAGCGGTGGCTGCTCCTACTGCCGGGCTACATTTTACGCCTGAGTTATTGGATAAGCTTGGGGCGAAAGGTATTGCTAGGGCTTTTATCACTCTCCATGTGGGGGTTGGGACGTTTCGTCCGGTGGAGGTTGATGATATTACGACCCATGATATGCACTATGAATGGATTGATGTGCCGGATAGTACGGTACAAAAAATCAAGGAAACGAAGGCGAAGGGGGGGCGTGTAATTGCTATCGGGACAACGGCTGTACGCTCTCTGGAGGGCATGGCGGCGGCATCGGACGGTGAATTGCGGGGATTTCAAGGGAAGACGAATTTATTTATTTACCCGGGCTATGAGTGGCAAGTGGTTGATGGTTTGATTACGAATTTCCATTTGCCTAAGTCGAGTTTGATGATGCTGGTGAGTGCGTTGATCGGCCGGGAAAGATTATTGGCGCTTTATGGGGAGGCGATCGCCGAGGGGTATCGATTTTATTCATTTGGTGATGCGATGGCTATCTTGCCACAAGCAAAGGGTATGATGTGAAACAAAGGGAGAATGGTGGAGGTTACCCTGTGTTATTTGGCTCACAACAACGACGGATTGCCCTTGGTTTAATGTTTGCCCTCAGTGGCGGTATTTTTTTCCAACAGGGGGCGATCGCCGAAAAATCTAGTCAGCTTGTTGGCAATAAACAGGTGCTCAACGGTATTTACACCGAAAGTCTGGAGGCGGGTAAAGCCTTTCAGCAGGCGATGGATTTGTACCAACGGCGGGAATTTGCGCGGGCAACGAAATATGTTGAAATTGCCTTAGATTTTGATCCTTGGATGCCGATGGCTCATTATCTACAGGGTCACCTTTTC
This portion of the [Limnothrix rosea] IAM M-220 genome encodes:
- the trpB gene encoding tryptophan synthase subunit beta, which gives rise to MTISPISPSSKTFDANQPDALGRFGQYGGKYVPETLMPALAELESAYAQYRNDPDFKAELDLLLKDYVGRPSPLYFAERLTERYVRPDGSGPQIYLKREDLNHTGAHKINNAIAQALLAKRMGKKRIIAETGAGQHGVATATVCARFGMECIIYMGVQDMERQALNVFRMKLLGATVQPVAAGTGTLKDATSEAIRDWVTNVENTHYILGSVAGPHPYPMMVRDFHAIIGAETREQCQEKWGGLPDILMACVGGGSNAMGLFHEFVRDRSVRLIGVEAEGSGVASGHHAATLTQGQPGVLHGAMSYLLQDTEGQVVEAHSISAGLDYPGVGPEHSYLKDTSRAEYYSVTDEDAVRAFRFVSELEGIIPALETSHAFAYLETLCPRLEGSPRIVINSSGRGDKDVQTVAKYLDKNGWD
- a CDS encoding HAS-barrel domain-containing protein; this translates as MRLPLPQFSLGDRHPDHIAEVIETTTTEFTAQCLEPEDLSFPVMPPFGSWVKSYDEESGNVVYGIVTYVTTSPIDSVHRARALGMSLEELREQQPQIFAMLKTEFRAAIVGFEAPPKRRNSKRGEVFQYLPPRPPQIHQSVYHCEPEEIIHFTDKLEFLRVLLQVNWVPPESLIAASVREVYRLRKGDRQWLVNVGRMISTLLKDDYDRLRYILSQIHW
- a CDS encoding NAD(P)H dehydrogenase subunit NdhS; protein product: MILPGSTVKVINPDDTFYRFTGLVQRVTDGRAAVLFEGGNWDKIITFNLSELEESK
- a CDS encoding RNA polymerase subunit sigma-70; the encoded protein is MVQIPSFPEANHPLIQSLNHYSDLDLLTLFQRYPEQGKYFTGIFCRYSPIIYSLIGNSARSPVQADYIFALTWRHIFHEMRGLNLRDENTNADTLQNWLINTTAMCINGTEMPPVESINYNIKEATPPLWCYLEQALELIPPLARLILVMADNYHWSPTRISAYLQAEGENLSTEDVEYWIQQGRQFVINELPEDICELYFPEALASREDLLDAV
- a CDS encoding VOC family protein, with product MVAAVPILTNLYLGAFFPVFDSLFSTQGIMVMLLCAYGVAMWMFLTSAPKVHTIMVSDLDVARRFYEGILQLPVADVPMHYYYNYEQTLGGVGGIDPMYMGAASPSAMGMSPVKEQEGLWYQLKKDTQLHIVSGASLGKKNQQRHVCFDKECLESVLLRVQSRRLKYKIRQEKPLNFLVKDWEDQVIEIAEVMS
- the miaA gene encoding tRNA (adenosine(37)-N6)-dimethylallyltransferase MiaA, whose product is MTLPLIVICGATATGKSSLALKLAKVLDAVILSADSRQIYREFDIGTAKPSPAELAQAPHYLIDICEPTKTLTLAEYQSQAQALIAKFQAENRYILLVGGTGLYIKAIAKGLKIPRVSPQPNLREQFTNLGQKYSYQLLQQLDPIACEKIHPNDQVRTLRALEVFYVTGKPITEQQGENPPDYPIIQIGLDCDLDHLEDRIRRRTHQMVELRFASEVKTLGKKYGWDLPLLKTLGYEEFGEYVRNETTVQGAIAATILHTRQFAKRQRTWFRAVPEINWLNNEDPDLVQQAIAVIKKSSA
- a CDS encoding thioredoxin family protein, whose amino-acid sequence is MVLSITEENFKQTVLEADQPVLVNFWAPWCGLCHLLHPFLVKVQKEWQGQFLLVDVNADDNFKLANTYRLKTLPTLILFNHGKIVERIDKFQDRDRLSSQLEQLLQGVVIPNR
- a CDS encoding NnrU family protein — translated: MAEMSWFTTSHWVMLGLLVGFAIAHSGLAALRPWGEKKIGSRLYRVIFALVSIPFATCLIIYFFNHRYDGAVLWQIQGEAWVKPTVWWLSAISFFFLYPSTFNLLEIAAVQQPQVHLYEKGIIRITRHPQMVGQVIWCVGHLLWVGSSFMLLTCVGLVAHHLFAVWHGDRRLESRYGKTFLAVKERTSVIPFLAIFQGRQTLKLGEFLKPAYVGVSGFIALLWWGHPWLMVMTAKVPW
- a CDS encoding LysR family transcriptional regulator, which translates into the protein MSDIPFTLDQLRILKAISTEGSFKRAADSLYVSQPAVSLQVQNLEKQLSVPLFDRGGRRAQLTEAGYLLLDYGEKIITLCQETCRAIEDLQNLQGGTLIVGASQTTGTYLIPRMIGLFRQKYPDVAVQLQVHSTRRTSWGVANGQVDLAIIGGEVPSELQDTLKIVPYAEDELSLILPINHPLAKVETIHRDDLYKLKFIALDSQSTIRKVIDQVLTRCDIDTKRLRIEMELNSIEAIKNAVQSGLGASFVSVTAIEKELRMGALHRAHIEEVEVRRILSVIINPNRYRSKAAEAFCQEILPHFANQLKKFDLSELMPAESDGK
- a CDS encoding TIGR02652 family protein; amino-acid sequence: MLESSLHYPIFGKEILCPHCRQTIQALTLTDSYLCDRHGAFEANPETEELVHLQSSRQWKRWEEKWYRQHTHPDGIRFEIHEALDRLYTKGFRATKITIASRYETLVSRSLELRAPRTRITSEPSHTPVQSRVPYLYGLPVTFSDNGDRQNDEKWNIVNFELETEPGVPRRYPYHYLVRD
- the queA gene encoding tRNA preQ1(34) S-adenosylmethionine ribosyltransferase-isomerase QueA — translated: MSTVDQNLASYDYILPPECIAQTPVTPRDHSRLLVLDSPTTHHHQHFYQLGDWLQPNDLLIMNNTKVIPARLHGRKVTGAPVEVLLLEEKSVNTWLALVKPGKRFTLGAEIAFTSPRDLDQVLRATVIDRDPETGGRVLAFDLPATTNLWSVLDDFGEIPFPPYVTDSEAKPDQYQTIYAEQPGAVAAPTAGLHFTPELLDKLGAKGIARAFITLHVGVGTFRPVEVDDITTHDMHYEWIDVPDSTVQKIKETKAKGGRVIAIGTTAVRSLEGMAAASDGELRGFQGKTNLFIYPGYEWQVVDGLITNFHLPKSSLMMLVSALIGRERLLALYGEAIAEGYRFYSFGDAMAILPQAKGMM